The Sebastes umbrosus isolate fSebUmb1 chromosome 23, fSebUmb1.pri, whole genome shotgun sequence genome contains a region encoding:
- the LOC119482751 gene encoding protein FAM180A isoform X2, producing the protein MINMRQWWALLITVYLSTHLAVTQHHRKALYPSAYRIKRGAYSLINPTFQRSAEDVSLLYEILLAGMQIQGGEHDMLIPDEELASLRSVEKLEVICEDVLPKRLSDIRRLTAELGQRRQRLSWQDFERTVLTLVYAIQTLERVSSQQQREAWTDAAVQLFRAVQKDLRPS; encoded by the exons atgatcaACATGAGGCAGTGGTGGGCTCTGCTCATCACTGTTTACCTGTCCACGCACCTGGCTGTCACTCAGCACCACAGGAAAG CTCTGTATCCATCTGCGTATAGGATAAAACGCGGGGCGTATTCGCTGATCAACCCAACGTTCCAGCGTTCGGCGGAGGATGTCAGCCTGCTATATGAG ATCCTGCTCGCTGGAATGCAGATCCAAGGTGGCGAGCACGACATGCTGATCCCAGACGAGGAGCTGGCCTCCCTGAGGAGCGTGGAGAAGCTGGAGGTCATCTGCGAGGACGTCCTGCCCAAGAGGCTCTCAGACATTCGCCGCTTGACGGCGGAGCTCGGCCAGCGCAGACAGCGTCTGAGCTGGCAGGACTTTGAGAGGACGGTGCTGACCCTGGTGTACGCCATTCAGACGCTGGAGCGAgtcagcagccagcagcagagggaggcGTGGACGGACGCTGCGGTGCAGCTGTTCAGAGCCGTTCAGAAGGACCTCCGACCCTCTTGA
- the LOC119482751 gene encoding protein FAM180A isoform X1, whose amino-acid sequence MLLLSAGRGSPQRITCCHLVGYPALDRSALYPSAYRIKRGAYSLINPTFQRSAEDVSLLYEILLAGMQIQGGEHDMLIPDEELASLRSVEKLEVICEDVLPKRLSDIRRLTAELGQRRQRLSWQDFERTVLTLVYAIQTLERVSSQQQREAWTDAAVQLFRAVQKDLRPS is encoded by the exons GGGTCGCCACAGCGGATCacctgttgccatcttgttggTTACCCGGCCCTCGACCGATCTG CTCTGTATCCATCTGCGTATAGGATAAAACGCGGGGCGTATTCGCTGATCAACCCAACGTTCCAGCGTTCGGCGGAGGATGTCAGCCTGCTATATGAG ATCCTGCTCGCTGGAATGCAGATCCAAGGTGGCGAGCACGACATGCTGATCCCAGACGAGGAGCTGGCCTCCCTGAGGAGCGTGGAGAAGCTGGAGGTCATCTGCGAGGACGTCCTGCCCAAGAGGCTCTCAGACATTCGCCGCTTGACGGCGGAGCTCGGCCAGCGCAGACAGCGTCTGAGCTGGCAGGACTTTGAGAGGACGGTGCTGACCCTGGTGTACGCCATTCAGACGCTGGAGCGAgtcagcagccagcagcagagggaggcGTGGACGGACGCTGCGGTGCAGCTGTTCAGAGCCGTTCAGAAGGACCTCCGACCCTCTTGA
- the LOC119482751 gene encoding protein FAM180A isoform X3, producing MKALYPSAYRIKRGAYSLINPTFQRSAEDVSLLYEILLAGMQIQGGEHDMLIPDEELASLRSVEKLEVICEDVLPKRLSDIRRLTAELGQRRQRLSWQDFERTVLTLVYAIQTLERVSSQQQREAWTDAAVQLFRAVQKDLRPS from the exons CTCTGTATCCATCTGCGTATAGGATAAAACGCGGGGCGTATTCGCTGATCAACCCAACGTTCCAGCGTTCGGCGGAGGATGTCAGCCTGCTATATGAG ATCCTGCTCGCTGGAATGCAGATCCAAGGTGGCGAGCACGACATGCTGATCCCAGACGAGGAGCTGGCCTCCCTGAGGAGCGTGGAGAAGCTGGAGGTCATCTGCGAGGACGTCCTGCCCAAGAGGCTCTCAGACATTCGCCGCTTGACGGCGGAGCTCGGCCAGCGCAGACAGCGTCTGAGCTGGCAGGACTTTGAGAGGACGGTGCTGACCCTGGTGTACGCCATTCAGACGCTGGAGCGAgtcagcagccagcagcagagggaggcGTGGACGGACGCTGCGGTGCAGCTGTTCAGAGCCGTTCAGAAGGACCTCCGACCCTCTTGA